The proteins below come from a single Myripristis murdjan chromosome 10, fMyrMur1.1, whole genome shotgun sequence genomic window:
- the slitrk2 gene encoding SLIT and NTRK-like protein 2, with translation MLSGVLLLSVLTVTSLSPSETESRKTSASKDICKTRCACEERENILNINCENKGFTTVSQFQAPPNKISQLFLNGNFLSRLNANEFVNYGNVTSLHLGNNGLQEIRTGAFNGLRFLKRLHLNNNNLEVIKEDTFAGLESLEYLQADYNYISAIEPGAFSKLNKLKVLILNDNLLLSLPTNVFRFVLLTHLDLRGNRLKMLPFAGVLEHIGGIMEIQLEENPWNCTCDLIPLKSWLDTISVFVGDIVCETPFRLHGKDITQLIKQDLCPRRNAGERVNHPPSDSHFQGALPPTYHPGMITPTRAPKASRPPKMRHRPTPRITSKDKHVFGPIMVYQTRSPVPMLCPSVCVCTSQNPDSGLNINCQERKLHNITELNPKPSYPKKLHLTGNYLQVIYRTDLTEYSSLELLHLGNNRIAIIQEGAFENLTNLRRLYLNGNYIESLSQSLFAGLQSLQYLYLEYNIIKEILPQTFNSLHNLQLLFLNNNLLRSLPDNVFGGTMLTRLNLRNNHFSHLPVRGVLDQLSAFIQIDLQENPWDCTCDIVALKNWMELSSTSVVVNEITCDSPSKHAGRLLRSLRNEAICPEPSEMAPPQHGPPTKAPTLMSPGTEPTTPSSSSSPSFSPVSPTESRIHPPELHPEVPLSVLILGLLVVFILSVCFGAGLFVFVLKRRKGVDHVPTGANNLDLNSFQVQYGSYTAEPTQDKTSESHVYNYIPPPVGSMCQNPIYMQKDGEQVAYFRNLKELSFGPLDTKKDDVLTRSPGAYTISTVDFMDKSPTSCGINTSEAPEMLYQNLGERSNKELPTAAGAPSFNYNFCTLPKRPCIVPPYEAVSTRRHATNQDRLNKTVLYGTPRKYYGAEQPSKNNEHPLLLPGKLKTEPDYLEVLEKQTAMSQLCIKRSIRSILLCSSIFSSLKV, from the exons ATGCTGAGCGGCGTCCTCTTGCTGAGCGTCCTCACGGTCACCAGCCTGTCGCCGTCCGAAACGGAGAGCCGCAAAACTTCAGCCTCCAAAGACATCTGCAAAACCCGCTGCGCctgcgaggagagagagaacatacTGAACATCAACTGTGAGAATAAAGGATTTACCACTGTCAGTCAGTTTCAAGCGCCCCCGAACAAAATCTCCCAGCTTTTCCTCAACGGCAACTTCCTCTCACGGCTCAACGCCAATGAGTTTGTCAATTATGGCAATGTCACCTCTCTGCATTTGGGGAATAATGGCTTGCAGGAGATACGAACCGGCGCCTTCAACGGGCTCCGCTTCCTAAAGCGGCTCCActtgaacaacaacaacctggAGGTGATTAAAGAGGACACCTTTGCAGGACTGGAGAGTTTGGAGTATTTACAGGCGGACTATAATTATATCAGCGCCATTGAGCCAGGCGCCTTCAGTAAGCTGAATAAGCTCAAAGTGTTGATCCTCAATGACAACCTGCTGTTGTCTCTGCCCACCAATGTTTTCCGCTTTGTGCTCCTCACCCACTTGGATTTACGCGGCAATCGGCTCAAGATGTTGCCTTTTGCAGGGGTTTTGGAGCACATAGGCGGCATCATGGAGATCCAGCTGGAGGAGAACCCGTGGAATTGCACCTGCGATCTGATCCCCCTCAAATCTTGGTTGGAcactatttctgtgtttgtggggGACATTGTGTGCGAGACGCCATTCAGGCTGCACGGTAAGGATATTACCCAGCTCATAAAGCAGGACCTGTGTCCACGTAGGAATGCCGGTGAGCGAGTTAACCACCCCCCCTCTGACTCCCACTTTCAAGGGGCCCTACCCCCGACCTATCACCCCGGCATGATCACCCCCACCCGTGCCCCGAAAGCCTCCCGCCCCCCCAAGATGCGCCATAGGCCCACCCCACGCATCACATCAAAGGACAAACACGTCTTCGGGCCCATTATGGTTTACCAGACACGCTCCCCTGTGCCGATGTTGTGCCccagcgtgtgcgtgtgcacatcACAAAACCCCGACAGCGGATTGAACATCAACTGCCAAGAGCGGAAGTTGCATAACATCACAGAGCTGAACCCTAAGCCCTCCTACCCAAAGAAACTCCACCTGACCGGTAACTACTTACAAGTGATTTACCGAACTGATCTGACTGAGTATAGCTCACTGGAGCTGCTCCATTTAGGAAATAACAGGATAGCAATTATCCAGGAAGGGGCTTTTGAGAATCTAACCAACCTTAGAAGGCTCTATCTAAATGGGAATTACATTGAGTCCCTATCACAGTCGCTTTTCGCTGGCCTGCAGTCACTCCAGTATCTGTATTTGGAATATAACATCATCAAAGAAATTTTACCACAGACATTTAACTCTTTGCATAATctacagctgctttttttgaACAACAATCTCTTGAGATCCCTCCCCGACAACGTTTTCGGGGGAACCATGCTAACAAGACTCAACTTGCGGAATAATCATTTCTCTCACCTTCCAGTTCGAGGCGTCCTAGACCAGCTGTCTGCGTTTATCCAGATTGACTTGCAGGAGAACCCCTGGGACTGCACGTGCGATATTGTGGCGCTTAAGAACTGGATGGAGCTGTCCAGCACCAGCGTGGTGGTCAACGAAATCACCTGCGACTCGCCCTCCAAGCACGCAGGCCGACTGCTGCGCTCTCTCCGCAATGAGGCCATCTGCCCTGAACCCAGTGAGATGGCCCCTCCACAGCATGGCCCCCCAACAAAGGCCCCCACCTTAATGAGCCCTGGCACTGAGCCCacaaccccctcctcctcctcctccccctctttcaGCCCAGTCAGCCCCACTGAATCCCGAATCCACCCGCCTGAGTTACACCCAGAGGTCCCGCTGTCAGTCCTAATCCTTGGACTTCTGGTTGTTTTCATCCTGTCCGTCTGCTTCGGCGCAGGCCTCTTTGTCTTCGTCCTGAAACGGCGCAAGGGGGTGGATCACGTCCCCACAGGTGCCAACAACTTAGATCTAAACTCCTTCCAAGTGCAATACGGCTCCTACACCGCAGAACCAACCCAAGACAAAACCTCTGAAAGCCACGTTTACAATTACATCCCCCCGCCTGTGGGCTCCATGTGCCAAAACCCGATTTACATGCAGAAAGACGGCGAGCAGGTGGCGTATTTCCGGAACTTGAAGGAGCTCAGTTTTGGGCCCCTGGACACGAAGAAGGATGACGTCCTGACCCGCAGCCCGGGGGCCTACACCATCAGCACAGTGGATTTTATGGATAAGTCCCCAACGTCATGCGGTATCAACACCTCAGAGGCTCCGGAGATGTTGTATCAAAATTTAGGGGAGAGGTCCAACAAGGAGCTCCCCACAGCTGCAGGCGCCCCTTCTTTCAATTACAACTTTTGCACTTTACCCAAGAGACCTTGCATTGTGCCCCCCTACGAGGCCGTGTCAACCCGACGGCATGCCACCAACCAGGACAGACTGAACAAGACAGTGCTGTACGGGACCCCCAGGAAATACTATGGGGCCGAACAGCCATCCAAAAACAATGAGCACCCCCTTCTTCTCCCTGGGAAGCTAAAAACAGAACCAGACTACCTGGAGGTTCTGGAGAAACAGACTGCGATGAGCCAACT atGTATAAAAAGGAGTATAAGAAGTATATTATTATGCAGCtctattttttcctccttgaAGGTATaa